A single genomic interval of Mycolicibacterium sp. MU0053 harbors:
- a CDS encoding acyl-CoA dehydrogenase family protein: MAWDFETDPEFQQELDWVSDFVRDEVEPLDLILNDPADKSDEVAMSIVGPLQQQVKNRRLWACHLGPELGGPGYGQVKLALLNEILGRSRWAPTVFGCQAPDSGNAEILAHYGTPEQKERYLAPLLDGQISSCYSMTEPHAGSDPTLFTTRAVRDGDDWVISGEKWFNSNASVASLFIVMVVTDPDVSAYKGMSMFLVPADTPGLEIVRDVEVGIGDHHSSHGYVRYNDVRVPADHLLGEEGGAFGVAQTRLGGGRIHHAMRTLAQVRRAFDMMCERAVSRQTRTGTLGELQITQERIADSWIEMEQFRLLVLRTAWLIDKHKDYRKVRKDISAVKAAMPKVYHDVTLRAMHLHGALGVSNEMPFAAMLLDSEVMALVDGPTEVHQVTLAKELLKTYTPAPGLFPTTHLPAKRDEARRRYAEYLEHAVGNDDPGQR; the protein is encoded by the coding sequence ATGGCTTGGGATTTCGAAACCGACCCAGAATTCCAGCAGGAATTGGACTGGGTCTCCGATTTCGTCCGCGACGAGGTCGAACCGCTGGATCTCATTCTCAACGACCCGGCCGACAAATCCGACGAAGTCGCGATGTCGATCGTCGGCCCGCTGCAGCAACAGGTGAAGAACCGCCGGCTGTGGGCCTGCCACCTGGGGCCGGAGCTCGGCGGCCCCGGATACGGTCAGGTCAAGCTGGCACTGCTCAACGAGATTCTGGGCCGGTCCCGCTGGGCCCCCACGGTTTTCGGCTGCCAGGCACCCGACTCCGGCAACGCCGAGATCCTGGCGCACTACGGCACGCCGGAGCAGAAGGAGCGCTATCTCGCGCCGCTGCTCGACGGCCAGATATCGTCGTGCTATTCGATGACCGAACCGCACGCCGGCTCCGATCCCACCCTGTTCACCACCCGCGCGGTCCGCGACGGCGACGATTGGGTGATCTCCGGTGAGAAATGGTTCAACTCCAACGCCAGTGTCGCATCGCTGTTCATCGTCATGGTGGTCACCGATCCGGACGTCAGCGCCTACAAGGGCATGTCGATGTTCCTGGTCCCCGCCGACACCCCGGGCCTGGAAATCGTGCGGGACGTCGAGGTCGGGATCGGCGATCACCACAGTTCGCACGGTTACGTGCGCTACAACGATGTGCGGGTGCCCGCCGACCATCTGCTCGGCGAGGAGGGCGGTGCATTCGGGGTGGCGCAGACCCGCCTCGGCGGCGGCCGGATCCACCACGCCATGCGGACGCTGGCCCAGGTGCGGCGCGCCTTCGACATGATGTGCGAACGGGCGGTCTCCCGACAGACCCGAACCGGGACGTTGGGCGAGCTGCAGATCACCCAGGAGCGCATCGCCGACAGCTGGATCGAGATGGAGCAGTTCCGGCTGCTGGTGCTGCGCACGGCGTGGTTGATCGACAAGCACAAGGACTACCGCAAGGTCCGCAAGGACATCTCGGCAGTCAAGGCCGCCATGCCGAAGGTCTATCACGATGTCACGTTGCGCGCCATGCACTTACACGGAGCGCTCGGGGTGTCCAACGAGATGCCGTTCGCGGCCATGCTGCTCGATTCGGAGGTGATGGCGCTCGTCGACGGGCCGACCGAAGTTCACCAGGTCACGCTCGCCAAGGAACTGCTCAAGACCTACACCCCGGCGCCGGGGCTGTTCCCGACCACGCACCTGCCCGCCAAGCGCGACGAGGCCCGGCGCCGCTACGCCGAGTACCTCGAACACGCCGTCGGCAACGACGACCCCGGACAGCGATGA
- a CDS encoding SDR family NAD(P)-dependent oxidoreductase has product MTISDPLFGLTGKVALVTGGSRGLGREMAIAYAERGADVIVASRKLDACEAVATEISDRFGRRALPIAANVSSWQDCDNLVEAAYDAFGRVDVLVNNAGLSPLYPSLDAVEESLFDKVIAINLKGPFRLTASIGTRMAAGEGGSIINISSVGAIRPRPEFLPYAAAKAGLNTLTEGFARAFGPTVRVNGIMAGRFRTDIAKAWDLDAVNEAAKTGIALQRVGEPNEIVGAALYFASPAASYCTGTILRLDGGATD; this is encoded by the coding sequence ATGACGATCTCTGACCCACTGTTCGGCTTGACCGGAAAAGTTGCCCTGGTCACCGGCGGGAGCCGCGGCCTGGGCCGCGAGATGGCCATCGCGTACGCCGAGCGCGGAGCAGACGTGATTGTCGCGAGCCGCAAACTCGACGCCTGCGAGGCGGTGGCCACCGAAATCTCGGACCGCTTCGGCCGCCGTGCGCTGCCCATTGCCGCCAACGTCAGCAGTTGGCAGGACTGCGACAACCTCGTCGAGGCCGCCTACGACGCCTTCGGACGCGTCGATGTCCTGGTCAACAACGCCGGACTGTCGCCGTTGTATCCGAGCCTGGACGCCGTCGAAGAGAGCCTGTTCGACAAGGTCATCGCGATCAACCTCAAGGGTCCGTTTCGGCTCACCGCCTCGATCGGCACCCGGATGGCCGCCGGCGAGGGTGGCTCGATCATCAACATCTCCTCGGTCGGAGCCATCCGGCCCCGACCGGAATTCCTGCCCTACGCCGCCGCCAAGGCGGGCCTGAACACGTTGACCGAGGGGTTCGCGCGGGCATTCGGTCCGACCGTGCGGGTCAACGGCATCATGGCCGGACGCTTCCGCACCGATATCGCCAAGGCGTGGGATCTCGATGCGGTCAACGAGGCGGCCAAGACCGGCATCGCGCTGCAGCGCGTCGGAGAGCCGAACGAAATCGTCGGCGCTGCACTCTATTTCGCGTCACCGGCGGCCAGCTATTGCACCGGCACGATTCTGCGCCTCGACGGCGGCGCCACCGACTGA
- a CDS encoding ATP-dependent Clp protease ATP-binding subunit: protein MFERFTDRARRVVVLAQEEARMLNHNYIGTEHILLGLIHEGEGVAAKSLESLGISLEGVRSQVEEIIGQGQQAPSGHIPFTPRAKKVLELSLREALQLGHNYIGTEHILLGLIREGEGVAAQVLVKLGAELTRVRQQVIQLLSGYQGKETAEAGTGGRGGEAGNPSTSLVLDQFGRNLTAAAVEGKLDPVIGREKEIERVMQVLSRRTKNNPVLIGEPGVGKTAVAEGLAQAIVNGEVPETLKDKQLYTLDLGSLVAGSRYRGDFEERLKKVLKEINTRGDIILFIDELHTLVGAGAAEGAIDAASILKPKLARGELQTIGATTLDEYRKYIEKDAALERRFQPVQVGEPTVEHTIEILKGLRDRYEAHHRVSITDGAIVAAATLADRYINDRFLPDKAIDLIDEAGARMRIRRMTAPPDLREFDEKIADARREKESAIDAQDFEKAARLRDQEKQLVAQRAEREKQWRSGDLDVVAEVDDEEIAEVLGNWTGIPVFKLTEAETTRLLRMEEEIHKRIIGQEDAVKAVSRAIRRTRAGLKDPKRPSGSFIFAGPSGVGKTELSKALANFLFGDDDALIQIDMGEFHDRFTASRLFGAPPGYVGYEEGGQLTEKVRRKPFSVVLFDEIEKAHQEIYNTLLQVLEDGRLTDGQGRTVDFKNTVLIFTSNLGTSDISKAVGLGFTQGGGENNYERMKLKVNDELKKHFRPEFLNRIDDIIVFHQLTPDEIVKMVDLMVGRVGNQLKAKDMEMVLTDQAKSLLAKRGFDPVLGARPLRRTIQREIEDALSEKILFDEISPGQLITVDVENWDGEGAGEDARFTFSGAPKAKSVSTDEPDLAGAGAAGAATGAE, encoded by the coding sequence ATGTTCGAACGATTCACCGACCGAGCACGTCGGGTTGTCGTCCTGGCTCAAGAAGAAGCCCGGATGCTGAACCACAACTACATCGGCACTGAGCACATCCTGCTGGGTCTTATTCATGAGGGTGAGGGCGTAGCGGCGAAGTCGCTCGAATCCCTGGGTATTTCACTGGAAGGCGTGCGCAGCCAGGTCGAGGAGATCATCGGACAGGGCCAACAGGCGCCGTCCGGTCATATCCCGTTCACGCCGCGCGCCAAGAAGGTGCTCGAACTGAGCCTGCGCGAGGCGCTGCAACTCGGCCACAACTACATCGGCACCGAGCACATCCTGCTCGGCCTGATCCGTGAGGGCGAGGGGGTGGCCGCGCAGGTGCTGGTCAAGCTCGGCGCGGAGCTGACGCGGGTGCGTCAGCAGGTCATCCAGCTGCTGAGCGGTTATCAGGGCAAGGAGACCGCGGAAGCCGGTACCGGCGGCCGCGGTGGCGAGGCGGGTAATCCGTCGACCTCCCTGGTGCTCGACCAGTTCGGCCGGAACCTGACCGCCGCCGCGGTGGAAGGCAAGCTCGATCCCGTCATCGGCCGCGAGAAGGAAATCGAGCGGGTCATGCAGGTGCTGAGCCGCCGTACCAAGAACAACCCGGTGCTGATCGGTGAGCCGGGCGTCGGCAAGACCGCCGTTGCGGAGGGCCTGGCACAGGCCATCGTCAACGGTGAGGTGCCCGAGACGCTCAAGGACAAGCAGCTCTACACGCTGGACCTCGGTTCGCTGGTGGCCGGCAGCAGGTACCGCGGTGACTTCGAGGAGCGCCTGAAGAAGGTGCTCAAGGAGATCAACACCCGCGGCGACATCATCCTGTTCATCGACGAGCTGCACACGCTCGTCGGTGCCGGCGCGGCCGAGGGTGCGATCGACGCCGCGTCGATCCTCAAGCCCAAGCTGGCCCGCGGTGAGCTGCAGACGATCGGCGCGACCACGCTCGACGAGTACCGCAAGTACATCGAGAAGGATGCCGCGCTGGAGCGTCGGTTCCAGCCGGTGCAGGTCGGCGAGCCGACGGTCGAGCACACCATCGAGATCCTCAAGGGTCTGCGCGACCGGTACGAGGCGCACCACCGCGTCTCGATCACCGACGGTGCGATCGTGGCGGCCGCCACCCTGGCGGATCGCTACATCAACGACCGCTTCCTGCCGGACAAGGCCATCGACCTGATCGACGAGGCCGGCGCCCGGATGCGGATCCGTCGGATGACCGCTCCGCCGGACCTGCGCGAGTTCGACGAGAAGATCGCCGACGCGCGCCGGGAGAAGGAGTCCGCGATCGACGCGCAGGACTTCGAGAAGGCCGCGCGGCTGCGGGACCAGGAGAAGCAGCTGGTCGCACAGCGCGCCGAGCGCGAGAAGCAGTGGCGCTCCGGTGACCTCGACGTGGTCGCCGAGGTCGATGACGAGGAAATCGCCGAGGTGTTGGGCAACTGGACCGGAATCCCGGTGTTCAAGCTGACCGAGGCGGAAACCACTCGGCTGCTGCGCATGGAGGAGGAGATCCACAAGCGGATCATCGGCCAGGAGGACGCGGTCAAGGCCGTCTCCAGGGCGATCCGTCGCACCCGTGCCGGGCTGAAGGACCCCAAGCGGCCCTCGGGCTCGTTCATCTTCGCCGGCCCGTCCGGCGTCGGTAAGACCGAGCTGTCCAAGGCGCTGGCGAACTTCCTGTTCGGCGACGACGACGCGCTGATCCAGATCGACATGGGCGAGTTCCACGACCGCTTCACCGCCTCGCGGCTGTTCGGTGCCCCGCCGGGCTACGTCGGCTATGAGGAGGGTGGCCAGCTCACCGAGAAGGTGCGTCGTAAGCCGTTCTCGGTCGTGCTGTTCGACGAGATCGAAAAGGCCCACCAGGAGATCTACAACACCCTGTTGCAGGTGCTGGAGGACGGCCGTCTCACCGACGGTCAGGGTCGCACGGTCGACTTCAAGAACACCGTGCTGATCTTCACCTCGAACCTTGGGACATCCGATATTTCGAAGGCAGTCGGCCTCGGGTTCACCCAGGGCGGCGGTGAGAACAACTACGAGCGGATGAAGCTCAAGGTCAACGACGAGCTCAAGAAGCACTTCCGCCCGGAGTTCCTCAACCGCATCGACGACATCATCGTCTTCCACCAGCTCACCCCGGACGAGATCGTCAAGATGGTGGACCTGATGGTCGGTCGCGTCGGAAACCAGCTCAAGGCCAAGGACATGGAGATGGTCCTCACCGACCAGGCCAAGTCCCTGCTGGCCAAGCGCGGATTCGACCCGGTGCTGGGCGCGCGGCCGCTGCGTCGCACGATCCAGCGCGAGATCGAGGACGCGTTGAGCGAGAAGATCCTGTTCGACGAGATCAGTCCCGGACAGCTCATCACGGTCGACGTGGAGAACTGGGACGGCGAAGGAGCCGGCGAGGACGCCCGGTTCACCTTCTCCGGTGCCCCGAAGGCGAAGTCGGTGTCCACCGACGAACCGGACCTTGCCGGCGCCGGGGCGGCGGGCGCCGCGACCGGGGCCGAATAG
- a CDS encoding CbtB domain-containing protein produces the protein MTTPDAHRTRVPAIDLSASKAIGWLTLTAFLALVLLYCVGMDQGATSVLGNNTYVHEFVHDARHLLGFPCH, from the coding sequence ATGACCACACCCGACGCTCATCGGACCCGTGTTCCCGCCATCGACCTCTCGGCCAGCAAGGCCATCGGCTGGCTCACGCTGACCGCCTTCCTGGCCTTGGTGCTGCTGTACTGCGTGGGCATGGATCAAGGTGCCACCTCGGTGTTGGGCAACAACACCTACGTGCACGAATTCGTCCACGACGCCCGCCATCTGCTCGGCTTCCCCTGCCACTGA
- a CDS encoding CbtA family protein → MEKQVIWRGILAGALAGVLAFVWARIFVQPVIDRAIDYEDGVGAAREALHSAAEHAHQHGHSHGEEGAAITRAVQANIGMGLGLLGFSVAMAALLAIVFCVLYGRAQLSARLLSVLIAGGMFVALWLVPALKYPPNPPAVSLDETINQRTLLYLLLVALSAVLFAAAVYLGSRLAPKLGAWNATLAGAAGYLVAVAIVMLILPTIDETPGPIVDAAGTIVFDGFPADDLYEFRLFSLGTQIVMWAAIGLVFAALVSRLLEGKRQQSTVGGTSA, encoded by the coding sequence ATGGAAAAGCAGGTCATCTGGCGCGGCATCCTGGCCGGCGCCCTGGCGGGGGTGTTGGCATTCGTCTGGGCGCGCATCTTTGTGCAACCGGTGATCGATCGGGCCATCGACTACGAGGACGGCGTCGGCGCCGCGCGTGAGGCGCTGCACAGCGCCGCCGAACACGCCCACCAGCACGGCCACAGCCACGGCGAAGAGGGCGCGGCCATCACCCGCGCGGTGCAGGCCAATATCGGCATGGGGCTGGGACTGCTGGGGTTCAGTGTGGCAATGGCGGCGCTGCTGGCGATCGTGTTCTGCGTGCTGTACGGCCGCGCGCAGCTGTCCGCGCGGTTGCTGTCGGTGCTGATCGCCGGGGGCATGTTCGTCGCGCTGTGGTTGGTGCCGGCGCTGAAGTATCCGCCGAACCCGCCCGCGGTCAGCCTCGACGAGACCATCAACCAGCGCACGCTGCTGTACCTGCTGCTGGTCGCGTTGTCGGCGGTGCTGTTCGCCGCCGCCGTCTACCTCGGTAGCCGGTTGGCGCCCAAGCTCGGCGCCTGGAACGCGACGTTGGCCGGCGCCGCCGGATACCTGGTCGCGGTCGCGATCGTGATGCTGATTCTGCCGACCATCGACGAGACCCCGGGACCCATCGTGGATGCGGCCGGCACCATCGTGTTCGACGGCTTCCCCGCCGACGACCTCTACGAGTTCCGGTTGTTCTCGCTGGGCACTCAGATCGTGATGTGGGCCGCCATCGGGCTGGTCTTCGCCGCGTTGGTGTCCCGGCTGCTCGAGGGCAAACGGCAGCAGAGCACCGTCGGCGGCACGAGCGCGTAG
- a CDS encoding histidine phosphatase family protein yields MTEVVRLTLVSHAMTDATSAGRFALDEPLSRLGRRQLESGSGPDDFEYALCGPELRTRETAELAGLPAEPEPALADLDVGRWSGVELAAVDPHDLDCWLTDPTAAPHGGESIVELVVRVRAWLAGLVERPARICAITHPAVIRAAVVVVLDAPPASFWRIDVAPLSRTVLHHRTAGWTLRR; encoded by the coding sequence ATGACTGAAGTCGTCCGGCTGACGCTGGTGTCGCACGCAATGACCGACGCCACGTCAGCCGGACGCTTCGCGTTGGATGAGCCACTGTCCCGGCTCGGGCGACGCCAACTCGAATCCGGCTCTGGCCCTGATGATTTCGAGTACGCACTGTGCGGACCGGAGTTGCGTACCCGAGAGACCGCCGAGCTGGCCGGGCTCCCCGCCGAACCCGAGCCGGCCCTGGCGGACCTCGATGTCGGCCGGTGGAGCGGCGTCGAACTGGCCGCCGTCGATCCGCATGATCTCGATTGTTGGCTGACCGACCCCACCGCGGCGCCGCACGGCGGCGAGTCGATCGTCGAGCTGGTGGTGCGGGTGCGGGCCTGGCTGGCAGGGTTGGTCGAGCGACCCGCCCGGATTTGCGCCATCACCCATCCCGCGGTGATCCGCGCCGCCGTCGTCGTGGTCCTGGACGCCCCGCCGGCGTCGTTCTGGCGCATCGACGTGGCCCCGCTGAGCCGGACGGTGCTGCATCACCGGACCGCGGGGTGGACCCTGCGCCGCTGA
- a CDS encoding ECF transporter S component, translating into MTNVSEPDFVGRGATNRVYRWRVVDIVVASVLAVAAGLVFVLWNIASNPLTAPLGALLPGLQALAGGGWLFAGVLVAMVIRKPGAAIYGELVAATVSALVGNQWGVLTLVSGLVQGLGAELVFAIFLYRVWNLPVAVLAGAVAGVAMAANDLVLWYPGAAAAFAVTYTVAGIVSGAVIAGALSWYAVRGLAKTGALSRFASGRTGSRSDLTR; encoded by the coding sequence ATGACCAACGTTTCCGAACCCGATTTCGTCGGCCGCGGCGCCACCAACCGGGTGTATCGCTGGCGGGTGGTCGACATCGTGGTGGCCAGCGTGCTCGCCGTCGCCGCCGGATTGGTCTTCGTGCTGTGGAACATCGCCTCCAACCCGCTGACCGCACCGCTGGGCGCGCTGCTGCCCGGCCTGCAGGCGTTGGCCGGCGGTGGCTGGCTGTTCGCGGGGGTGCTGGTCGCGATGGTGATCCGCAAGCCCGGCGCTGCGATCTACGGTGAACTCGTCGCGGCCACGGTCTCGGCGCTGGTCGGCAACCAGTGGGGCGTGTTGACGCTGGTTTCCGGGCTGGTTCAGGGCCTGGGCGCCGAACTGGTGTTCGCGATCTTCCTGTATCGGGTGTGGAACCTGCCGGTCGCGGTGCTCGCCGGTGCGGTCGCCGGCGTCGCGATGGCGGCGAACGACCTCGTGCTCTGGTACCCCGGGGCCGCGGCGGCATTCGCCGTCACCTACACCGTCGCCGGGATCGTCTCCGGGGCGGTCATCGCCGGCGCCCTGTCCTGGTACGCGGTGCGCGGGCTCGCCAAGACCGGCGCGCTGTCGCGGTTTGCCTCGGGCCGGACGGGGTCGCGCAGCGACCTCACGCGGTGA